One Nicotiana tomentosiformis chromosome 1, ASM39032v3, whole genome shotgun sequence genomic window, TTTGGTGCTATATTATCCAATGTTTTTTTTACTTCCATTGTATGATAATTGAGATTACTTATCGTTAAGAAGTCAGATATGAGGGCAGGCATTTTGACGAAAATCGTTTTTGTTACTATTTAGGACAGTGCCTTAAGAATCTCCTATTCTACTACAAAATTGCAAAGTTATTTACATTCATTTATCAGTGGAGTGCCTTGGATAGCTGTGCATAATGACTACAGATTTAAAAACAACTTACTGTTTTACAACTTTGAACATGGAGGAGAAAGAAAAATAGCATGTTGTGGATAAAGTTAGTCAGCAAACTCATAGGTAGGACTTTGTAACCAAGGAAAATTCCAGAATAACAGTGTGttattcatttcattgtattcTTACATCTATGCTTCAAAGGAAAATTGTGCTGCTTCTATCTCATTGTATTTTTCCTGCTCAAGATACCTTTACATGTGTCAAGAAGCGAGCTGACTTACCCAGATATAAAAAACAACTGAATGAATTCAATTCTAGAATAGCTGTGCATACGAGGATTAAATGAGCAGTTTTATTTGTCATTTCTAGTGTTGTTGTGTTTTTGATATGTGGAATACCTATATTACATATGAAACGTTCCCTAACTTAAACCAAAGTGCTTGGGTAAACTTTTTCATCAATATTAATGCAAACAGGTTTAATCATTTTGCTCTATCTTCGGCAATTATGTTACTTTAAAAGTTATCTCCTTTCATTGAGGGTACCAGTACTTGGCTATATTTGACAACTTAAGTTAGATTTGACATTATTAAATTGTTGGGCCCGTGCTTTAGCACGGGCTGACCATATCTAGTACACCTTataagaaaagaaacaaaaaacaaATAACCAACTTTGATCGGGAAAAATAAGGTAATTCCAATTggattattatgctctatttaGGTTTTAGTAAAAAGAGAAACTTCAATTGGAGTAATCCCAGAGGTGAGCGAATCATCGCCGGGATTCACAGTCGCCGGAGAATCACCGGAGGAAGAGTCCGGCAACGATCAACAATCTCTGAATGTATAGAATTCTATAAACTCCGACCACAGTAGCTTAAGACCGAAAAGCAGAGGAAAACGGCAGAACCGGTTCAAACCGCAAGCGGCTAAAGCAAAGCCGATGAAACCTAGTGAGAAGCTTCAGCAGTAGAAAGTGGAAGGAGATTTCAGCTTGATATCAAGGTTAagctctttttttaatttttttttaatttgactGATAATTTAACTTTACAGAGTGAATGCATATAAGTTAAATCCTAAATGGAAAATTTATCTGTTCCAGTTACAATTTGTACACTAACTTACGAAAATAATATTGATACAATTTGCTGCCTtgctttaaattttattttattttgttttgggAAGGCAATTTGTTGCATCACTTTATTGCCCTGAAGGTGTTTTGTATAATGCTTCAATGAAGTAAATTTTGTATGATCTAATACTTCAAGTTATAATCACATGATTATAATGACATTCCTTTGTCCCTTGCAATTAGCTTTTAGGACTGAGGTAAGAATGTATTTAGCCAACTATATAATCATGTAGAATGAGGTGAAAAAAGATCTTTTATTTATTTGAGGAGTATTAATTCCATAAAGTTGAGATTACTTTGGTTGAATCGTGTTTTGTGTTTTAAGTACAGGAATTTTAACAAATAACACTATCATTTTGTTGGCATAGAGTGCTTCTAAGAAATGTTAATTTAAGCGAAAAACAGTTTCTAGGATTAATCGTTTTAGTCTCCAAAACAGTTTCTAGGATTAATCGTTTTAGTCTCCTTGAGTTAACCTGCTGCTAATAGACTAATTAACCAACACTTCATGTCAGAGAGTTTGATCACTGAACCATACAAAAAGATAGAATGACAGAGCGGATTCAAAAACGATGTGAGATTTGTGGCAATATATCCTTTAATGATGGTGGTGATGGATTCTTCTATTGCACTCTTTGCGGCTCTCAAGCGAATGACATCATTGACACTGGTGTTGATGATGATGACCTATTCAATCTGGACGGGGGAATATATGCTGCCGGTCAGCGCCGTGCTCCCACCCAGATTTGTCAAGCTGAGCCGGTATCTCAGGTTAAGCTTTCACAGTCCCAGCATCTAGAAACTTTGAACACTTTAGATGACAACCAAGAGGATAATGAAGGTGATGGAGTTGAGCCTGCTGGACCTGCTGATTTTGGGCCGTCTCAAAGTTCCTTAACATATACTGATTATTATTCAGGAGTCCGATTAAGGTATGTTATGGGGTTACAAGTTATGATCCAATTGCAGTGTAAGGCGCTAGTGGAGAAATTTAATGTAAGCCCTCTAATTGTTGGGGTTGTTGGGCCTGTATGGCTGAGATATTTAGCACATGAAAAGGTTATGGCGGATGAGTGGGCAGACAATGTCATTCATGAATCAGAGTCTCAAACTCAAGGTATTTGATTAACTTATTGTTGATATGCAGCATAGGCCACTTCTCATTTTATTTGTTGTTTCTCTATGATATTTTTCTATTCATTAGATGTTCATATTGGAAAATTAGATTTTATCCATGTCCTAGCATCGTACATTTGACCAAAGTAAGATGATGCTTTTTTCATTTGCATTAAATTTATAATGCTGTGACTATTCTCCTGAAGCTTTAGAAGTGTAGGACTAGTTATTCGGCATATTCTACTACTTTGTGCTGGGTGGCAAAAGTTGTGCAATGAGAGTGCAATGTTCCTCTTGGTTTTGATTCTTTTGCCTTCTATATTTTTTCAGGTGAAGCAAGAACATGTCCTCTCTATCCTCTTTAAATGATAAGTGGACGAAGTTGTAACAACATTAAACCCATATATTTTAGCAAAGTGGATAGGTTTACACAATCAAATTACTTTAATTGGGCTGAGTTGAACTTTACAACATCATTTATGCATTGCAGTGTTTCCTTGCTCTATGTCACTCACCCTCCTTTCCCTTGTTGCAGGGGAGATAGATAGTGCTATGCTTAGTGGCAGCAAGAAAATAGAACCACACAACTTACTTGGTAAACGGGCAGTTACCATATGGCATAAATCTCTACACAGCATTATTCCATTATCTTGTTCGCTAGCTATCTCTTTTCTTGCTTGTCACATGGCAAGGGAGGCAATCCTGCCAACAGACATATTGAAGTGGGCTCTAGAAGGGAAGATCCCATATTTTGCTGCTTTTCTTGAAATTGAGAAGCAGCTGGGACCTCCTTCAAGGGCATGCCCTATAAGTACCAGCCGTATGTTCAGGCCTATCCAATCTATCACCTTGCAAAAATTAGAGTTCTTTGCAACTGCCATTGCTCGGAGAATAAGCTTGGAATTACCTCCAGTAAACTTCCATGCTATAGCTTCCCGTTATCTCAAGCAGTTATCGCTTCCTGTTGAAAAAATTCTCCCTCGGGCATGCCAAGTGTATGAGTGGTCTATGCCTCCAGAGTTGTATTTGTCAGCTAACGAGTTGAGGCTGCCTTCTCGTGTTTGTGTGATGTCGATTCTGATTGTTACAATAAGGATTCTTTATGACCTTAATGGTGGAAAATGGGAGATgattttatcttcttctagtGGTTTAGCACCGGATGGTGAGGATGGAATTGGAGAACCGAGTTTCAGTTGCAATGGAAAAGGCAATTCTGGTGAGGAGGACTTGGCTTCACAAGATTCAGATCCTAACGATAGTACACCAGATGTAAATGAATCTGATTTTGATGCTTTGGAGATCTTGAAGATTCTTGAAGCAAAACATGATGAGCTCAGTGATACATATGGTAATTCCATTAGTCACTATGTTTTTCAGAAAACATGGTAATAGTGTAGGGTTAAAGTTGAACAGCAGGTTAACTTCTTTGAATTTTATCTTTTCTTGCTTTTAGCAGATTTTTCGAAAGATTTACAATCATATCTTCAGTATTGCAAAGATGTGGTTTTTGCTGGACTTGAACCTTCTTATGAAGATCATGAAGAAGAAAGGATAATTGAAGATTTGTGGGACTTCTATCAAAGCCATAAGGTTCTGTAATCACTAAATTCTGAACTTTGTCTAGAAATCAATTTATTTTCTTGGCCCTATGCCTGTATCCTTGTCAATTGTCAGTTTAACCCATTTGATATGTCCGTATGTTCACCTGTATTTCTTTTCTTGGGTAGGGATTTCTTAGAAGCTAAAAATTGCGGAAGGAGACTAgtcaaaaaaatatgcagaaaaaACTATTTGAATGTTTTAACAAATAAATTCTACGAGTTTAATTCCGACAGGGTGGAATCATTTCTTCCATTTATACCATTGATTTATTTTCTCTATGTTGCTGTCATTCGCTCTCTTAACTGGAAGGAATAAACGAACAATTAAAAGTTATCAATAGGAGCCTTTATCCAAGTGCTTCTTGATTGTGCAAGAGATTAAGTTTTTATCGTTCATTGTAttcctctttctttttttcttttcccaGCGGTATCAGCATCGTATTTGTATTTGTTTGTTTACTTTTTAAATTGTTTGATTTCAGGCTGAAGAAGCATCAGATGATGAGAAAGTAGAATCACACACATGTAATGGTTTTCAACACAAGGGATCAAGGGGTGTATGCAAAAGCACCCCAAGATCAAGGAAGAAATTCAGCATCAATAGATGCAAATGCGACATATCACTGGATGATGACAATTTTAATGCAGCTAGTTGTTCAGAATGTGGCTTGGAGCGAAAGGCTTATTCCCCAAATAAAGGACATGGAGATCTACCTTCTGCAGAGTCGTGTAAGGAGACAGCATTGAGACAACTGAAAGAAAACATGCAAGAAAACAGATTCTGTTATATCCTACCTAGAAAAcatgtgaagaagaagaatggctACATCAGGTATGCTAGAAAGAAAGATGCTGCCTATATTTATGCTACACATGCTGATTATTACATATTACTTCGATCTTGTGCCAAAGTTGCACAAGTTGATGCTAGGACAATGCATGTTGGAGTATTGTCTTTCGAGAGAAGATTAGAAATGCTAGAAAAAAGAATAGATTATTGTTTACACAAAAGACTTCCTAATGACTTCTGTGACTTTTGTCAAGAGGACTCTAACACAAAATCCTCATAGATGAGCCAATGGCTTTCTCAAATTTGAAATTTTGATCATATATTTGGCCCGTGGTTTGGGAAGAccaaatcatatttgaaaagagAAGCATGGATTGAGCAACTTGAAGAACTATTACTTCTGGCATTGCTCTAACAAGTGTTTCTAAAATTGATATATGAATTAAtcaactttgatattatttgcaAACATTTATTGGGAAAAGTAGCAATGGAGCTATGTTGAGGGTTGCTTTTCTGATTTCTCTCTCGATTCGTAGATGCAATTATAGTTAGTGTTCAAAATATTGATTTCCTCAAGTACATTGGAAACTAGAGCatttgcacccaagggtgtggtcTAGCGATGGATGAAGTTGGGATGGATCATGGAAACCAAGTTCAAAAATGAACAGAGGAAAGAGTTGTTAGATCACTTCTTCCTCTTAGTCTAAGTTTTTGTGGATAGTTTATGTTGGTAGAAGGTAAAGTACTTGTTGGATTAAGTGCACACAAGTTGGTCTGAACCATAATTATTCCTAACAGTTGCGTTTGTTCCGTTATTTTTTGGATGCTATAGTGAAATGCTATTATAAAGGACATATTATAACATTAAAAGGGCGGTTCCGAAAAAAATTGACTTTTACAGTGAATGTTTTTATATagggatgttgttatagagaagttTGACCTTATATAGCCATAAGGTACATAACAATCTATGCAAAACTTGTTATCATGGTTAGGTTTATGGGATTTTGATTTTGGAATATTACttttttttggctataaaatagAGTCGTTGGGGGATCAGTCCCAATTGTTATTGAAAGTGAAATAAAAACGAAgatattaatatataattttcatcctaATAAAAATTTCTCACATATTCCTTTGGCAAAATCTGATACAATGTAGTAATATCATTATACCTACTCAATTAGGGGTCGTTTTGTTTcatgaataagaaaaataatatgTGTGAAACTCTACATTATAATCAAGTATTTACCTAATTATTTTATTGGCTTGGGCTCATTGAGAGAGATTGGACCAGCCCAACTTGTACCTTCCACCCCTATGGACTGAGTTGGAACCCAAATGACAAATAGCTGGAAAGGAGGAGTTCAGAAAAATGACACTGTAAaaataataaccgaaaaaatgtataaaatttgtatatttttttgtatatatatacattttgtatattatatacaaaacttatacaaattatatatatattttttcggctatcaaatgtaaatagtttctggcacgggctaaaagtgataatattcCAAAGAGTTCCTCCATTTCTACAAAAAAAGgtcttatttaattaaataaagtcAAAGAAGTAAAAAAATTATGGGGCGACCTATTTGGACGCTTACGTTCTTCTTCATTCTTAAAAGAATAGAAAAAACTTCAGACGCATATGCAAGAAGTTTTGCAACTTTGGTTGCATATATAGTAAGTTGTTTTCGAAGTAACTAAACTTAAAAAATGTATAAACTTTGGTTATTGTTTAATTGGGGTTCCCAAAATTGGCTATCTGTGCACTTCCCTTTGTTCTGCGAATATACATGTAGACACTGTGGAAATACTATTTGCAACTATCATTTAGAATTATAAATGTAAACAAATTTTTCTTTGCACCTTCTGTAATATGAAGTTACACTAATGTTTATGACAAAAAAATTGACCAAACACCAAAACCTTATTCGgacaagaattgaagaaattaGCAAGAACTATTACTTCTCATACAATGGTAAAATTGTcttcgtgtgacctataggtcacaggtTCGAGTCGTGAAATCAGCCACTGATACTTGCATCAAGGTGGTTGCTTACATCATACCCCTTGGGGTGTGGTCCTTTCTCGAAAGCTGCGTGAATACGACGAGTTGCTTTCTGCTCCGGAGTGCCCCTATTACTTCTCATATacaagaataaaatattttggCAAAGACTATCTCCTGTGTAATAGTACTACCATTTTAATTCCATCACATTATTACATACTCAATTTATTTACAAAGGCAcataaaaacataacacaaaatCTGCAAACTTATACTAGCATTTTTAAAATTTGCCATGAATGCAGTTTGATTTTCTACTGTTTGATAATGTTTTTTTTGGTATTGTTCCTAAAGATACCAAAATATGAAGTATGCTATAGTGTCTATTTTTATATGCATTGACTTCATAAGTTCATGTCAATTGAAAACAATGTTGGTTGAGCTAAATAGCTGTCGATACAAACAATACTATTTCTTTGGGGTATTAAATAATAAATTGGAAGAGCTGGAATTTGTTAGCTACTAGCTATTCCCAATTAGAAAATCAAGAAGGAAATTCTCTCCCAGATCATCAATTTGAACAATGAATCACCTTTTTTTTATGAAGGTGGTATCCGGGTCAGGTTGCGCGTACGTCGGCTATTCTACTGGGTACCTGGCACATGTTATCTCTCATTAGCACATGTGTCAGATAACTCTGCTCACAAATACTTAGACAGATAGAAAGAAATGacctaatatttttttttatatctttGAAGCTTTTAATTGAATTAATTGGGGGAAAAAAACAAGTAAAGAAACAGTTAGCCTATAACAGCAGAGTATGTCTAGTATTTTCAGGACAGTTCCTACTGCATTTTTATATCCATGCATTTGTCCTGATTACTACTTTTTTgaatctatatataataaaaatggaaGGGCATATTgtattttgttaatttttttaatttttgtctttttatggTTTTGGATCTATTAATATGCCAAGAAAAATATACAGATGCATGCATACAAAGACAACTCTTTTACAAACCCTACATGTTCTCTTGCCAGAAAATGTTGCTTCACATGGTATATTTGTGCCTTCCAAAGACCATTTACCATATTAATGAGTTAttttgtactttttttttttggtataatGGGTTTGGGGAGGGGCTGAACAATTTGGGGTCGTTTGGTACACGACTAAATTATCTCTGGGTTATAGTCGTGGAATATCCAGGATTAAATCTGAGACTAAGTTTATATTATGTTTGATTAACGgtataaatttataatatcaaCCAAACACAATACAAATTTAGTACCACATTTTATCCCACCTAGCATATGAAACCGCCCATTTAGGTGTAATTGTACTTTATTTTTGTACTTAGTTACTAGTGGAATAGTTGGAATCTCTCGGCAATACAGAGTCATTTTTATTCCTGGGGTGTCAATCTTTTCTTAGAAAATTATACTGTGTAGAtaagtaatttttttaattatatatatatataataaaaaattctAGTTCTGCTATTGCTCTACCTTAAGCAGAGGTCTATGGTTCCAAAACTGAGAATGAAAAACCTAGTGATAGGAAGCAGGGGCAAAGTTATGTGTTGTCAACTGTCAAGGATGTAGCATATACTCTGCGGGTTCAAtcgaacccataactttcgacgtggagtaaaaatttatatgtaaaaaatcattaaaattacaaaaatagtagagatgaacccataactttaaaaatataataggttcaatgctaaaatttttaaaagttgaacccatagagtttaaatcctggatccgcttcTGTTGTCAAGGATGGTCTACTGAATATctttcgccgaaaaattatactgtatataAGATAAATATTActtattattaattaaaaaaatagattttgaatAAACTTGCATAGCTCACTAGCAAAGATGGTTCAAGTTTTAGAcaccatttttgaattttttggtttCGATACTAATAAGAAAAGCTTTATCTTCTTAGTGGGACTAGTTGAATCTAATACTAGAAATCTAAAATGATTAAAACTAATACCAATATTTAAGGGGCATAATACTTGTTCTAGTATTAATGGCCCTATTCATCTCTAATTTTGCCACTTCCTTGAATACATAAACGGTTTAGATTTACCCTGCATTATccaaaaaattattcaatttaattcttCATTACACTTCTGGTCCATCATATTTTGTCATTGGCAAATCATCTCGTATTAATCCTTTACAAACAAAGCTCTAACATGAAATGAGTGAACTCTAAGTGTTCAAATATTCAAGAAAAAATGTCTAAATTAACGGCTCAacttttaatcatgatttaaaattATTCTCAAGTTAGTTGAGCTCCATTAGGGATCAAGAGAAAAAATAAAACATTTTTCTACCGGTGAAAGTAAAATGATACCAAGATTTTATTAGTGGGCAAAATTACTTAAATTTTAAATTGTGCATTGACACAAGCTCTA contains:
- the LOC104085602 gene encoding TATA box-binding protein-associated factor RNA polymerase I subunit B isoform X1 translates to MTERIQKRCEICGNISFNDGGDGFFYCTLCGSQANDIIDTGVDDDDLFNLDGGIYAAGQRRAPTQICQAEPVSQVKLSQSQHLETLNTLDDNQEDNEGDGVEPAGPADFGPSQSSLTYTDYYSGVRLRYVMGLQVMIQLQCKALVEKFNVSPLIVGVVGPVWLRYLAHEKVMADEWADNVIHESESQTQGEIDSAMLSGSKKIEPHNLLGKRAVTIWHKSLHSIIPLSCSLAISFLACHMAREAILPTDILKWALEGKIPYFAAFLEIEKQLGPPSRACPISTSRMFRPIQSITLQKLEFFATAIARRISLELPPVNFHAIASRYLKQLSLPVEKILPRACQVYEWSMPPELYLSANELRLPSRVCVMSILIVTIRILYDLNGGKWEMILSSSSGLAPDGEDGIGEPSFSCNGKGNSGEEDLASQDSDPNDSTPDVNESDFDALEILKILEAKHDELSDTYADFSKDLQSYLQYCKDVVFAGLEPSYEDHEEERIIEDLWDFYQSHKAEEASDDEKVESHTCNGFQHKGSRGVCKSTPRSRKKFSINRCKCDISLDDDNFNAASCSECGLERKAYSPNKGHGDLPSAESCKETALRQLKENMQENRFCYILPRKHVKKKNGYIRYARKKDAAYIYATHADYYILLRSCAKVAQVDARTMHVGVLSFERRLEMLEKRIDYCLHKRLPNDFCDFCQEDSNTKSS
- the LOC104085602 gene encoding TATA box-binding protein-associated factor RNA polymerase I subunit B isoform X2; this translates as MTERIQKRCEICGNISFNDGGDGFFYCTLCGSQANDIIDTGVDDDDLFNLDGGIYAAGQRRAPTQICQAEPVSQVKLSQSQHLETLNTLDDNQEDNEGDGVEPAGPADFGPSQSSLTYTDYYSGVRLRYVMGLQVMIQLQCKALVEKFNVSPLIVGVVGPVWLRYLAHEKVMADEWADNVIHESESQTQGEIDSAMLSGSKKIEPHNLLGKRAVTIWHKSLHSIIPLSCSLAISFLACHMAREAILPTDILKWALEGKIPYFAAFLEIEKQLGPPSRACPISTSRMFRPIQSITLQKLEFFATAIARRISLELPPVNFHAIASRYLKQLSLPVEKILPRACQVYEWSMPPELYLSANELRLPSRVCVMSILIVTIRILYDLNGGKWEMILSSSSGLAPDGEDGIGEPSFSCNGKGNSGEEDLASQDSDPNDSTPDVNESDFDALEILKILEAKHDELSDTYDFSKDLQSYLQYCKDVVFAGLEPSYEDHEEERIIEDLWDFYQSHKAEEASDDEKVESHTCNGFQHKGSRGVCKSTPRSRKKFSINRCKCDISLDDDNFNAASCSECGLERKAYSPNKGHGDLPSAESCKETALRQLKENMQENRFCYILPRKHVKKKNGYIRYARKKDAAYIYATHADYYILLRSCAKVAQVDARTMHVGVLSFERRLEMLEKRIDYCLHKRLPNDFCDFCQEDSNTKSS